One Colias croceus chromosome 7, ilColCroc2.1 genomic window carries:
- the LOC123693060 gene encoding E3 ubiquitin-protein ligase listerin-like, which produces MYETKLAQITESSEKSDEVIKENESSSSGNEMDKQRESNVSGPVSELDTLMLDKIVGRNGFFHSLQAKNTPHDILRAQYLSTVRCWYLYQGTSDPTRSQHFARQVANSLARHCLDPVMDDYYKYDEKMFNERNYSKEPWSVISSQASLLHLLNTLVQNSAWDLSAHEWDFINIVLCSILNSLAKTPRFDSTKFATISRPTLSLLTSVARFVSSIRQECEKREPTAHVAELPNEWRDIFAPDAFSNVIALLLHVLKSSPNYHLTINHVAILEALLASTPILNWDQLPNPLKLSTYSLHNLASLAFRVLAQDTHYAYQFVAYSVLKVIAKPMVLDDVEKLSQLCERREREGDDDEETISLSLAQYYDALRDTSMLGEPLGDDRLHISRAFGYLLQSLAVFSQSLLARGDLVHHYINSLSESGIVSPVIDTTLRYVSSSLLAEGGEPPAHELALFTAEPVLALTEPSIERTLRCISSRTLYQCTRSCAGAVRAHWSAGGARAANALHRLVERAVAPAMVDEQLAHLKEHMDELEDADISVIRPVGGGANIICNAQVEERTIELRIDLSNSHPLAPPLAHPPALPLAHHSHYLRLYLAYQNGWVVTALKMWMEMLRSRVQASPQCYICYCRLHPASGKLPNVLCYTCNNRFHSQCLRKWFQTSKKSNCPLCRTVF; this is translated from the exons ATGTATGAAACTAAACTTGCTCAAATAACTGAATCAAGTGAAAAATCTGATGAagttataaaagaaaatgagTCGAGCAGTTCTGGTAATGAGATGGACAAACAGAGAGAATCTAACGTAAGTGGACCAGTGTCCGAATTGGATACGTTAATGTTGGACAAAATTGTGGGTAGAAATGGATTCTTCCATAGCTTACAG gcaaAAAACACCCCCCACGACATTCTACGCGCGCAATACCTCAGTACAGTCCGCTGCTGGTATCTATACCAGGGCACAAGTGACCCCACTCGCTCGCAGCACTTTGCCAGACAAGTGGCCAATTCACTCGCCCGACACTGTCTTGACCCTGTCATGgatgattattataaatacgatgAGAAGATGTTTAATGAGAG GAACTACTCCAAAGAGCCCTGGAGTGTGATCTCCAGCCAGGCGTCCCTACTGCACCTGCTCAATACTTTGGTACAGAACTCCGCGTGGGATCTATCTGCGCACGAGTGGGATTTCATCAATATTGTCTTGTGTTCAATACTCAACTCGCTTGCGAAAACACCAAGATTCGATTCCACTAAG TTCGCGACCATATCCCGTCCAACCCTCTCGCTACTAACATCAGTAGCGCGCTTCGTGTCCAGCATCCGCCAGGAATGTGAGAAGCGCGAGCCGACCGCGCACGTGGCGGAGTTGCCGAACGAGTGGCGCGACATCTTCGCGCCCGATGCCTTCTCCAACGTCATCGCTTTGTTGCTCCATGTTCTGA AATCATCTCCAAACTACCACCTAACCATAAACCACGTGGCAATACTAGAAGCACTGCTAGCTTCGACTCCAATACTGAACTGGGACCAGCTCCCCAACCCGCTGAAACTCAGCACATACTCGCTCCACAACCTGGCGTCGCTCGCGTTCCGTGTGCTAGCACAGGACACGCACTATGCGTACCAGTTTGTAGCGTATAGCGTGTTGAAAGTTATCGCTAAGCCTATGGTTTTGGATGATG TGGAAAAGCTGAGCCAACTGTGCGAGCGGCGTGAGAGGGAGGGAGACGACGACGAGGAGACTATTTCCCTCTCGCTCGCACAGTACTACGACGCGCTGCGCGACACGAGCATGCTCGGCGAGCCGCTCGGGGACGATAG ACTGCACATATCCCGCGCGTTCGGTTACCTGCTCCAAAGTCTAGCGGTGTTCAGTCAGAGCCTGCTGGCGAGAGGCGATCTTGTACATCATTATATCAACTCGCTCAG TGAAAGTGGTATAGTATCTCCGGTGATAGACACTACACTGCGCTACGTGTCGAGCTCGCTGCTGGCGGAGGGCGGGGAGCCGCCCGCACACGAACTGGCGCTGTTCACTGCCGAGCCGGTGCTGGCGCTCACGG AGCCATCCATAGAGCGCACCCTGCGCTGTATCTCGTCCCGCACGCTGTACCAATGCACCCGCAGCTGCGCGGGCGCAGTTCGAGCGCACTGGAGCGCGGGCGGGGCAAGAGCTGCCAACGCGCTGCATCGGCTGGTGGAGCGGGCCGTAGCGCCCGCCATGGTGGACGAGCAGCTCGCGCATCTGAAGGAGCATATGGACGAGCTTGAGGACGCTGAT ATATCAGTAATACGTCCGGTGGGCGGCGGCGCGAACATAATCTGCAACGCGCAAGTGGAGGAGCGCACCATAGAGCTGCGCATAGACCTAAGCAATAGCCACCCGCTGGCCCCGCCGCTGGCGCACCCGCCCGCGCTGCCGCTCGCGCACCACTCGCACTACCTGCGGCTCTACCTCGCCTATCAG AACGGCTGGGTGGTGACGGCGCTGAAGATGTGGATGGAGATGCTGCGCAGCCGCGTGCAGGCGTCGCCGCAGTGCTACATCTGCTACTGCCGCCTGCACCCCGCCAGCGGCAAGCTGCCCAACGTGCTGTGCTACACCTGCAACAACCGCTTCCACTCGCAGTGCCTC